In Chiloscyllium plagiosum isolate BGI_BamShark_2017 chromosome 30, ASM401019v2, whole genome shotgun sequence, a genomic segment contains:
- the LOC122564833 gene encoding LOW QUALITY PROTEIN: LIM/homeobox protein Lhx2-like (The sequence of the model RefSeq protein was modified relative to this genomic sequence to represent the inferred CDS: deleted 1 base in 1 codon), with protein sequence MHGLGLRLMEVLGSKSEQDTCNFRQSAMLFHGISGGEMQGVMEEMERRSKNEPGISSGVDMGERETTMPSISNERPALCAGCGGKISDRYYLLAVDKQWHMRCLKCCECKLALESELTCFAKDGSIYCKEDYYRRFSVQRCARCHLGISASEMVMRARDLVYHLNCFTCTTCNKMLATGDHFGMKDSLVYCRIHFETLIQGEFQAHFNHTDVGTKSGAALGLPFYNGMGTVQKGRPRKRKSPGPAADLTAYNTALSCNENDGDHMDREQQYPPTQKTKRMRTSFKHHQLRTMKSYFAINHNPDAKDLKQLAQKTGLTKRVLQVWFQNARAKFRRNLLRQENAGVDKASDGTVLQAATPSGPASEISNASLSPSSTSTTLTDLTNPSMPTVTSVLTSVPGSLEATNPEALHKLLSQTFSENSFT encoded by the exons ATGCATGGGCTAGGTCTGCGTCTTATGGAAGTTCTGGGCTCGAAATCTGAACAAGACACGTGTAATTTCCGTCAGTCAGCGATGCTTTTCCACGGAATCTCGGGGGGTGAAATGCAGGGAGTTATGGAGGAGATGGAAAGACGATCCAAGAACGAGCCAGGAATCAGCTCGGGGGTAGACATGGGGGAGAGAGAAACG ACTATGCCGTCCATTAGTAACGAGAGACCGGCTCTGTGTGCAGGCTGTGGGGGGAAGATCTCAGATCGTTATTATCTGCTGGCTGTGGACAAACAGTGGCACATGCGCTGTCTCAAGTGCTGTGAATGCAAACTGGCCCTGGAATCCGAACTGACCTGCTTCGCTAAGGATGGCAGCATCTATTGCAAAGAGGATTACTACAG GAGATTCTCCGTGCAGAGGTGCGCCAGATGTCACCTGGGCATCTCAGCATCAGAAATGGTGATGAGGGCAAGAGACTTGGTCTATCACTTGAACTGTTTCACGTGTACAACCTGCAACAAGATGCTGGCAACCGGGGATCACTTTGGCATGAAGGACAGCCTGGTGTACTGCAGGATTCACTTCGAGACTCTGATTCAGGGGGAATTTCAGGCTCACTTCAATCACACAGACGTGGGCACCAAGAGCGGCGCTGCCCTGGGCCTACCATTCTACAACGGCATGGGCACTGTTCAGAAAGGACGGCCCCGTAAGAGGAAGAGCCCAGGACCGGCGGCTGACCTGACAGCTTACAACACAG CGTTAAGTTGTAATGAAAATGACGGTGACCACATggacagagaacagcagtaccctCCCACTCAGAAGACAAAGCGCATGCGCACCTCCTTCAAGCACCACCAGCTGAGGACCATGAAGTCTTACTTTGCCATTAATCACAATCCTGATGCCAAGGACCTGAAACAGCTAGCACAGAAGACAGGGCTTACAAAGCGAGTTCTGCAG GTTTGGTTCCAAAATGCAAGAGCAAAATTCAGAAGGAATCTATTACGGCAGGAAAATGCAGGGGTTGATAAAGCATCTGATGGCACAGTACTTCAAGCAGCAACGCCGTCTGGCCCAGCATCAGAAATTTCCAACGCCTCTCTTAGTCCTTCAAGCACTTCTACTACTTTAACTGACTTGACTAACCCTTCTATGCCAACCGTGACGTCAGTTTTGACGTCTGTGCCTGGTAGCCTCGAGGCC ACGAATCCCGAAGCCCTACACAAACTACTCTCACAAACCTTTTCTGAGAACTCTTTTACATGA